In Oryza brachyantha chromosome 2, ObraRS2, whole genome shotgun sequence, a single window of DNA contains:
- the LOC102703553 gene encoding uncharacterized protein LOC102703553, with the protein MAICDHDMRFTYASIGQPGSMHDTTVLFTALQTDLTIFPHPPQGKYYLVDAGYPNRLGYLAPYKGRRYHVPEFRRGTAPSGEKEKFNFLHSSLRTIIERCFGVWKMKWRILLKMPSFPMWKQKMVVAATMALHNFIHDHDAPDRHFHRFERNPDYVPTIPSRFRIYVFSQDASDTSTEGQNDVSMDAFRDDLAGRIAG; encoded by the exons ATGGCTATTTGTGATCATGATATGAGATTTACCTATGCATCTATTGGGCAACCTGGGTCAATGCATGACACAACCGTGTTATTTACTGCACTTCAAACTGATTTAACTATCTTTCCTCATCCTCCACAAG GGAAATATTATCTTGTCGATGCTGGCTATCCAAATCGCCTAGGGTACTTAGCGCCATATAAGGGACGAAGATACCATGTCCCAGAATTTCGGAGAGGTACAGCGCCGAGTGgtgagaaagaaaaattcaaCTTCTTACACTCCAGTTTGCGCACCATCATTGAGAGATGCTTTGGTGTATGGAAGATGAAGTGGCGGATTCTACTCAAAATGCCTAGCTTTCCAATGTGGAAACAGAAGATGGTTGTGGCGGCAACAATGGCATTGCATAATTTCATTCATGACCATGATGCGCCGGATAGGCATTTTCATAGGTTTGAGAGGAATCCAGATTATGTGCCTACCATTCCATCTAGATTTAGGATATATGTGTTTTCTCAAGATGCATCGGATACATCCACTGAGGGTCAAAATGATGTATCCATGGATGCATTTCGTGATGACCTAGCCGGTCGTATTGCAGGATGA